Proteins encoded within one genomic window of Rossellomorea vietnamensis:
- a CDS encoding thioredoxin family protein translates to MEEVHTLKAIHEKLEAEKLLLLYISRPDCSVCHALLPQVEEMLKDFKSVRSIHADAEEIPEMAGEFSIFTVPVIIVFVDGKEMFRKARFVPIDELHSQISRLTEMLDN, encoded by the coding sequence ATGGAAGAAGTTCATACACTAAAAGCCATCCATGAAAAGCTGGAAGCTGAGAAACTGCTACTGCTATACATATCAAGGCCCGATTGTTCTGTTTGTCACGCACTCCTGCCACAGGTGGAAGAGATGTTGAAGGATTTCAAATCTGTGAGGTCCATCCATGCCGATGCAGAAGAAATCCCGGAAATGGCAGGGGAGTTTTCCATTTTCACCGTTCCAGTCATCATCGTATTTGTAGACGGCAAGGAGATGTTCAGAAAAGCACGCTTCGTTCCAATCGACGAACTCCACAGCCAAATTTCCCGTCTTACTGAGATGTTAGACAACTAA
- a CDS encoding histidine phosphatase family protein, producing the protein MKVGLIRHFKVTRGYPASYVTSDELMKWVEEYDASDVEGNEVDLKDIDWEGCYSSDLSRAQITAEAVYEGEITFLKELREIRLSPIFRSDRKMPLFLHMASIRLAWWFNHRSQPESKREIEERIRVVVDRVVHEGKDVLIVGHGGIMIFMRKELRKRGFTGPSFRRPSNGKVYVYQGGTG; encoded by the coding sequence ATGAAGGTTGGTCTCATAAGGCATTTTAAAGTAACGAGGGGCTATCCGGCTTCATATGTAACGAGTGATGAGCTGATGAAGTGGGTGGAAGAGTATGATGCCTCGGACGTAGAGGGCAATGAAGTTGATCTTAAAGATATTGATTGGGAAGGCTGCTACTCCAGTGACTTATCCAGGGCACAAATAACGGCTGAAGCGGTTTATGAAGGAGAAATCACCTTTCTAAAGGAACTGAGGGAAATCAGATTATCTCCCATCTTCCGGTCTGACAGGAAGATGCCGCTCTTTCTTCATATGGCATCCATCAGGCTCGCCTGGTGGTTCAACCATCGTTCCCAGCCTGAAAGCAAGCGGGAAATCGAAGAGAGGATCCGTGTGGTGGTCGATCGGGTCGTCCATGAAGGGAAGGATGTACTCATCGTAGGTCATGGAGGAATCATGATATTCATGAGGAAAGAATTACGAAAGCGGGGATTTACCGGACCGTCGTTCAGGAGACCCTCCAACGGAAAGGTGTACGTTTATCAAGGCGGGACAGGGTGA
- a CDS encoding ZIP family metal transporter, with product MFIDWLSGFNPTMQALFGGLVTWGLTALGAATVFFFTKIEKHTLNMMLGFAAGVMIAASFWSLLAPSIEFSEQNGQIPWLAPAIGFLLGGIFIRLLDFVVPHLHLGNESEDAEGPPTKFKKSTLLFLAITLHNIPEGLAIGVAFGAASLGLGDATLVGAIGLAIGIGIQNMPEGAALSIPLRGEGLSRLKSFHYGQLSAIVEPIAAVIGAAAVLMVQPLLPYALAFAAGAMIFVVVEELIPESQSSGSTDLATLGLMLGFVVMMILDVSLG from the coding sequence ATGTTCATAGACTGGTTAAGTGGATTTAACCCCACGATGCAGGCGCTGTTCGGCGGTCTGGTGACATGGGGGCTGACGGCCCTTGGAGCGGCTACGGTGTTTTTCTTTACGAAAATTGAAAAGCATACGTTGAATATGATGCTCGGGTTTGCCGCAGGAGTCATGATAGCGGCATCGTTCTGGTCACTGCTTGCGCCTTCAATAGAGTTCAGTGAGCAGAACGGGCAGATTCCCTGGCTTGCCCCTGCGATTGGCTTTTTACTTGGAGGCATATTTATTAGACTTTTAGATTTTGTCGTACCGCATTTACATTTGGGCAATGAATCGGAAGATGCGGAAGGACCTCCAACTAAATTCAAGAAATCGACCTTATTATTCCTTGCGATCACCCTCCATAATATTCCGGAAGGTCTTGCCATCGGGGTTGCCTTCGGTGCTGCCTCACTCGGTCTCGGGGATGCAACATTAGTGGGGGCCATTGGCCTTGCCATTGGAATCGGGATCCAGAATATGCCTGAAGGGGCTGCTCTTTCCATCCCGCTAAGGGGAGAGGGGCTGTCCCGTTTGAAATCCTTCCATTACGGTCAGCTATCAGCCATTGTAGAGCCGATAGCCGCTGTGATCGGGGCTGCTGCAGTCTTGATGGTGCAGCCCCTCCTGCCCTATGCCCTTGCTTTCGCGGCAGGAGCGATGATATTCGTCGTCGTCGAAGAACTGATTCCTGAGTCACAATCTTCAGGGAGTACGGACTTGGCTACATTGGGACTGATGCTCGGGTTCGTCGTGATGATGATTCTGGACGTCTCCCTGGGCTGA